The genomic window GGGGAACCCGAGTCGCGAGGCCTGGCCCTATGATCCGACGCCGCTGTCGGTCGAGACCCGGCCCGGCGGCCCGACTCAACAAGTCGCCGGGGCCACGCCCGACCCTCGGCGGCCGTCCTCGGCACGCCGCTAGCGGGAGCCTCCCGCTCAACTCAGGTCGTCCGGAACGGCTGGGAGAACGTCCGAGAATGAGCGACATCCGCGAGCACGACACGCAGATCCGCGTCCGCTACGCCGAGACCGATCGGATGGGCCTGCTCCACCACGCGAATTACTTCGTCTACTTCGAGATCGGGCGGACGGAGCTGCTGCGGGCGAGGGGGCTGACTTACAAGGAGGTCGAGGACGCCGGGCACTTCCTGGTGATCATCGAGATCGCCTGCAAGTTCAAGCGCCCCGCCCATTACGACGACCTGCTCACCCTCAGGACGACGGCGGCCAAGGTCACGCACGTGAAGATCGTCCACGAGTACCGGCTCTATCGGGGCGAGACGCTGCTCGCCGAGGGGCACTCCGTGCTCGCCTGCGTCGATCGCGAGGGCAAGCCGCAGGCGCTCCCCGAGGTGCTCCGCTGAGGCCGGCCGCCCGGTAGTCGAAGCGACGGCGGCGGCCCCCGCGACGGCACGCGTAGGATCGCTCAGCCCTCGTCCTTGATGGGCGCCCCGAAGACCGCCTCGGCCTCGGCGACGATGTCGTGCAGGACCTTCACCGCCTCCTCCTCGGGGATGTTCATCAGGTCCCTCGCCAGGTCGATGCGGCGGTGCTCCTGCTCGGAGAAGACGCGGTCCGCGACCGCCCGCCGGACGAGGAGGGCCAGGGCCTCCAGGTGCCTCTCGTGGAGCCAGGCCGGCTCGAGATGGAGCGCATGGGCGTCCTGCATGAGGTCCGCCCAGCGGGGCCGGGACTCGGGCAGCTCATCGACGATCCGCTGCAGCCGCTTCTGCCACTGCGATCGGTCGTACGCCGAGGCGTCCGCCCCGACGGTGGCGGAGGGGGATGCCCCGGGTTCCTCCTCGTCGAGGCCCCAGAGGTCGCGGATCCGACGCGTCGCGTCGTCGTCCGCCTCCTTCCGGCCCTCGTGAGTGAGCACGCGCTTCAGTGCGTTGAAGAATCCCATGGCCGAAACCTCCAGCGGCGGTCGGGGAAGCCCCCCGAAGGACCTCAATCGGTGTCAT from Aquisphaera giovannonii includes these protein-coding regions:
- a CDS encoding acyl-CoA thioesterase; protein product: MSDIREHDTQIRVRYAETDRMGLLHHANYFVYFEIGRTELLRARGLTYKEVEDAGHFLVIIEIACKFKRPAHYDDLLTLRTTAAKVTHVKIVHEYRLYRGETLLAEGHSVLACVDREGKPQALPEVLR